A window of the Streptomyces sp. NBC_00250 genome harbors these coding sequences:
- a CDS encoding DMT family transporter: MRAQDSATAATTIAVTTTDGSTADHGAGARTAGTGGSTVSTPAGTAPTAPTGSRTDPLPRGTLLAVLGVVSFSLTFPSTVWGLESFGPWSLVAVRSTLAALIAGAFLLVGRVPLPERRHWAGLAVVAGGVVIGFPLLTTLALQTSTTSHAAVVVGLLPLTTATFAALRTKRRPSRTFWFAAVSGAVVVLAFTVQQSGGAVSQGDVYLFGALLVCAAGYTEGGRLARLMPGWHVIGWALILCLPLMVVGSAVALSVEPVSLNAHGVIGLVWVAAGSTFFGLYVWYRGMASIGIPKASQLQLAQPLLTLFWSVVLLGETLPLAAPVAAVAVLVCIAVTQRAKS, encoded by the coding sequence ATGAGAGCACAGGATAGCGCTACTGCCGCCACGACGATAGCGGTCACCACGACGGACGGAAGCACCGCCGATCACGGCGCAGGCGCCCGCACGGCAGGCACCGGCGGCTCCACGGTGAGCACCCCCGCCGGGACCGCCCCGACCGCCCCCACCGGCAGCCGTACCGACCCGCTCCCCCGTGGCACCCTGCTCGCCGTCCTCGGCGTGGTCTCCTTCTCGCTCACGTTCCCGTCGACCGTCTGGGGCCTGGAGAGTTTCGGACCCTGGAGCCTCGTGGCCGTGCGTTCCACGCTCGCCGCCCTCATCGCGGGCGCGTTCCTCCTCGTCGGCCGGGTGCCGCTGCCGGAGCGGCGCCACTGGGCGGGCCTGGCCGTGGTCGCGGGCGGAGTCGTCATCGGCTTCCCGCTCCTGACGACCCTGGCACTGCAGACCTCCACCACCTCGCACGCCGCCGTCGTCGTCGGTCTGCTGCCGCTCACCACGGCGACCTTCGCCGCCCTGCGGACCAAGCGCCGGCCGTCCCGCACCTTCTGGTTCGCGGCCGTGTCGGGCGCCGTCGTCGTGCTCGCCTTCACCGTCCAGCAGAGCGGCGGGGCCGTGTCGCAGGGCGATGTGTACCTCTTCGGCGCACTCCTCGTGTGCGCGGCCGGATACACCGAGGGCGGCCGCCTCGCCCGGCTCATGCCGGGCTGGCACGTCATCGGCTGGGCCCTGATCCTCTGCCTGCCGCTGATGGTGGTCGGCTCGGCCGTGGCGCTGTCCGTGGAGCCGGTCAGCCTGAACGCCCACGGCGTGATCGGCCTGGTCTGGGTCGCGGCCGGCTCCACCTTCTTCGGCCTGTACGTCTGGTACCGGGGCATGGCCTCGATCGGCATCCCCAAGGCGAGCCAGCTCCAGCTCGCGCAGCCGCTCCTCACCCTGTTCTGGTCGGTGGTCCTGCTCGGCGAGACCCTGCCGCTGGCGGCCCCGGTCGCGGCGGTGGCGGTACTCGTCTGCATCGCGGTGACCCAGCGGGCGAAGAGCTGA